The sequence below is a genomic window from Brevibacillus agri.
CGGCCAGCCGAGCGTGGAGAACGGCCACAGACCAGAGGAGAACCAGGTATCGAGCACGTCGTTGTCCTGCTCCAGCTTGTGGCTGTGGCAGCTCGGACATTCGGTGACATCTTCGCGCGAGACGACGGTCTCGCCGCACTCTTGGCAGTACCAGGCGGGAATGCGGTGGCCCCACCAGAGCTGGCGGGAAATGCACCAGTCGCGAATGTTCTCGATCCAGCGCAGGTAGTTGGTCTTGAAGCGCTCCGGAACGAATTTGACGCTGTCTTCGCTGTTGGCGTTGGCAAGCGCGAGGTCAGCCAATGGCTGCATTTTCACGAACCACTGGGTGGACAAATACGGCTCTACAACGGCGTCGCTGCGCTCGCTGTGGCCTACCTGGTGGATGTGCTCCTCGATTTTGAACATGACGCCTTGCTCTGTCAGGTCTTTGATGATTTGCTTGCGGCAGGCAAAACGGTCCAGCCCTTTGTAGATGCCTGCCTGCTCGTTCATCGTGCCAGTCTCGTCCATGACGACGATTTGCGGCAGTTGGTGGCGCAGTCCCAGCTCGAAGTCGTTCGGATCGTGCGCAGGCGTGATTTTTACCGCGCCGGAGCCGAACTCTGGATCGACGTACGTATCCGCGACAATCGGGATTTCGCGACCGACAATCGGCAAAATGACGGTTTTTCCGATCAGGTGCTTGTAGCGCTCGTCTTCCGGATGGACAGCGACAGCCGTATCGCCCAGCATCGTTTCCGGACGGGTCGTCGCCACTTCGATGTAGCCTGTGCCGTCAGCGAGCGGATAGCGCATATGGTGCAGGGCGCCTTTTACTTCCTTGTAAACGACCTCGATATCAGACAGGGCGGTACGGGCAGCCGGGTCCCAGTTGATGATGCGGTTGCCGCGGTAAATCAGCCCTTTTTCGTACAGGCGGACGAATACTTCGCGCACAGCTTTGGACAAGCCTTCATCCATCGTAAAACGCTCGCGGGAGTAGTCCAGCGCAAGACCCAGCTTTTCCCACTGCTCGCGGATGTGCGAAGCGTAAATGTGCTTCCATTCCCATACTTTTTCGATGAACTTGTCGCGGCCGAGGTCGTGACGCGAGATGCCCTCTTCGCGCAGCGTCGCTTCTACGCGGGCTTGCGTAGCGATCCCGGCGTGGTCCATCCCAGGCAAAAACAGCGTGCTGTAGCCTTGCATCCGCTTTGCGCGGGTGATGATGTCTTGCAGCGTCGTATCGAGCGCATGGCCCAAGTGCAGCTTGCCCGTCACGTTCGGAGGCGGGATCACGATGGTGAACGGACGCTTCGCCGGGTCGCGTTCCGCCTTGAAAAACTGCTTTTCGATCCAGTACGGATACCATTTGCTTTCGGCTGCCTTCGGGTCGTAGTTCTTCGGCAGCAATTGGTCGATGTCGGTTGTTGGCTGAGTTGACATGGGTAGGCTTCCTCCTCTAGGAAAAATAAAAAAACCCTTCATCCAAAGGACGAAAGGATTATTTCGCGGTACCACCTTTGTTAACATACGGCAAGAAGAGTCCAGCGTATGTTCCCTCAAACAAGATAACGGCTGCGAACCGCTTTTGGCTAGACACATCGTGTTCACCAAAAACAACTCCCGGGCGACCTTCAGTCCATCTCTCCTTAGAGAATCTTCCAGCATCTGATTCTCCTCTCTGCAAAGGGCTCCTGACTTACTCTTCCCGATCATCGTTGATTCGATATGTAATTGTGGTATCGTTGCCTTTGCTTATTATATACAATCACGCTGTTTCGCGTCAAACCCGGTTTCGCCCACTTTTCCCACCGTAATGCCCAGCGCCTCGGTAAAGCCCAGTACGCTTAAAATATCCAAAATTTCTTCGCGGACATTGACAATCTCTACCTGTTTGCCAGAAGCAAGCAGTTCTTTCGTAGTAAAATACAGACTTCCAATACCGGAAGAATCTACAAAGGATACACCTTGAAAATCGACGGTAACGGAATGATTGCGCCCTCCGTACTGCTGGAGCAATTCACCCACTCGATCTCCCACAGCCATGTCCAGCTCTCCGGCGAAAAACAGCGTAGCCTGTCCGTTCGTCTCTGTTGCTCGGTAGTCCATGCTCAAACTCCTCTCAATAGGTATCGGTGTAGCTGATTTTGTTCTCTCTCACTCATGTTACCCGCTTCACGCGACTTGCAAACATTTGGTATTTTCTCCAATGTTCATCAGCTTGTCAGCGCACACTCCAAAATCAGCTTCGTTCCAGCCGCCGTGCTGCTCAAATAAATCCGGTCACAGTATTGCAACATGACGTGAAAGCCCGCTCCCAGCGAATTGCGCGTCGAGAATCCTTGCTGCAACGTCGCCCGCGGCAAATCTTCGAGCAAAATGCCCTGGCCCTGGTCGTGGATGACCACCCGGCACAAATCTTGATCGTGGGCGATATAGAGCGTGATCGTTCCTCCGCTGCCGTGCTTGAGCGTGTTCGAAGCCGCCTCGTTGACGGCGACGAGAAAGTGCAAAAAACGTTTGGCGACAAACCCCAGCGGCTCCAGCGTGCGCTTGAACGACCTTCTGAGCAGAGCCAAATCCTCCGGCGCCTGAATGTCCATCGCGAGCGATTTGTGCCCCTCGCGCAGCAGAAAAAACAGCTCCTCGTCGCTTAGCAACAGCAGCTTGCCTGCCGTGACCACGCCGAGAATGTCTCTGTATATTTCCCACTCGCGCCGTTTTCTTCTGCGTTCTTCCGCGATGGCAGCCGTCACGTCAAT
It includes:
- a CDS encoding valine--tRNA ligase, with amino-acid sequence MSTQPTTDIDQLLPKNYDPKAAESKWYPYWIEKQFFKAERDPAKRPFTIVIPPPNVTGKLHLGHALDTTLQDIITRAKRMQGYSTLFLPGMDHAGIATQARVEATLREEGISRHDLGRDKFIEKVWEWKHIYASHIREQWEKLGLALDYSRERFTMDEGLSKAVREVFVRLYEKGLIYRGNRIINWDPAARTALSDIEVVYKEVKGALHHMRYPLADGTGYIEVATTRPETMLGDTAVAVHPEDERYKHLIGKTVILPIVGREIPIVADTYVDPEFGSGAVKITPAHDPNDFELGLRHQLPQIVVMDETGTMNEQAGIYKGLDRFACRKQIIKDLTEQGVMFKIEEHIHQVGHSERSDAVVEPYLSTQWFVKMQPLADLALANANSEDSVKFVPERFKTNYLRWIENIRDWCISRQLWWGHRIPAWYCQECGETVVSREDVTECPSCHSHKLEQDNDVLDTWFSSGLWPFSTLGWPEESEDMKYFYPTNVLVTGYDIIFFWVARMMFSGLEFTGKSPFESVLIHGIIRDSEGRKMSKSLGNGVDPMEVIEKYGADALRFTLATGNSPGNDQRFYWEKVEANRNFANKIWNASRFALMNLSGFTYDDIDLSGELSTPDKWILSRLQATIADVTRLSDAFEFGEAGRVLYNFIWDDLCDWYIEMAKLPLYGSDEAAKKTTQSVLVTVLDQTLKLLHPFMPFITEEIWQALPHQGESITVAPWPTVNEQWIFTEAESEMTMLMEIIRSVRNIRAEVNVPMSKKIELLIKPSDATSAARLARGEEYIARFCNPETLTISAELAIPEKAMSAVVTGAELFLPLAGLIDIEQELKRLEKELATLHGEVERIEKKLNNAGFMAKAPEKVVEEEKAKMADYMEKRDKVIARLAELKGE
- a CDS encoding STAS domain-containing protein yields the protein MDYRATETNGQATLFFAGELDMAVGDRVGELLQQYGGRNHSVTVDFQGVSFVDSSGIGSLYFTTKELLASGKQVEIVNVREEILDILSVLGFTEALGITVGKVGETGFDAKQRDCI